The DNA window GTTTCTCTGAGGTCATCACAGGGGGCGGAGCCAGAGACAGACGACAGACAGCTAGTCCTCCGGGATATCTCAGTTCAGGAACTGAATTTGTCTGTGTatgatatgtctgtgtgtgtgtgtgtgtgtatgtgtgtgttgtgaatgtgtgtgcgtacgaatctatgtgtgcgtgtgtgtacgtgtgtatgcatgtggggGTGCATGTCAGATTAGTGAACACAGCTGGCATGAAGGACTCCTCATCTATGGCAGTTTCATTTCACTATTACTGacgataatacacacacacccccacccacacacacccacacagagctgGGTCCTTAGGTAGGACTGATTGAGATttcctgtttctgtctgtgtggtacACCTGCTTTGCGATTTCAGACTTGCTGCTTAAAATCTAGGGCCCTCTGCTAAGACCcctcaacacgcacacacacctctcctatacctcattcctatcttcctcctcctcatctctacaactcctttcttcctcacatccctcctcatccttctcttctctcactctcctgctcCTTGCTCCTATCCTCCATCCTTCTTTCAACTCCTTCCTAATCTATCTCCTAACCCATCTGCTGAGGGTGGTCTGCAGTCCAAGCCGAATACCCAGTTATCCAAAGCCTCGTGTCTGGCCCGTTAGTTGTACAAGCGCCATTCGACCTCGAGCTCATCCTCCCCGGTTAGTATCCTCGTGACTCTTGAGGTGCCTCTCCGCGAGCCGCTGTTTATTATGTCAGGCGCTGTCTGAGGGGGGAGCACACTTTGGACGTTTAACACCCACAAACAGGATATGTTTTGTGCTATGTTTTGAACATCGGTGCACGGTGCATGCAGTATTTGAAGGTTCAGACCCTACGGTTTAGTGTAAACATCggagagaaaacaaacaaacgtggGTTAGGCAGTGCGTGGCTCCGCTGCGCCTCGGCAAGGCCACGAGCATCCATCTACACTGTCCTCTACTTCCTTGTCTTAACACTTTGGGGAAGGAAAGCTAAAACACAATATCAACTGTGCACACTAAATAGACCTCGCCTTCGTGTAAAGTGATGAGATGTCATTGAAATATTACGTGTATGCCTTTTGTTGCCAATTATCGTGTATAACCTTCTCACTTTGTTCGTGAAGATggcgagacaaaaaaaaaaaaacattaacgtAATTGATCTAACGCTGCACATTTCTTAAAAGCGCACGTGAGTGTCACGGCACGGTAACGGGAGAACGGGGACCGCCGCTCGCACATTCCAGTGAGCCACAACAGACGCTCGTCCACCGCGGGACCCCCGGTAATAAAACGGAAGGGTGGCCGCAGTCGCGAGGGCGTACGATAACTAGCCTACTCACCCATGAGACGATGCGGAGGATGGTTTGAGGTTGCTGGAAGAACGTCACCGGGTCGAAGGCTCCTCCGGCCTTGCCCGCTCCGTATGCCATTCCTTCCATGTTCTATTCGACTCTCAGTCAAGGCTTCAAATGCAGCGAGCACGGAGCGCTCTCCCAGTGGATTTTGACTCTGTTCCTGTTGACTGTTCCCGGTCGAATTGGTCCCCTGTCGCTTGGTCTCTCTGCCTTTTACAAAAGCCCTATATGTTTACCCTTTATGTTAGCCAAATCTCTGCTTGTCATCCGTAGCCATAGATATAGCTGTCTagaatgtttctctctctctctctctctctctctctctctctctctctctctctctctctctctctctctctctctctctctctctctttctctctctctctctcactgagaGGGTGAGGACCGAAAAAGAAAGGAGGGGGTCGAGGCAGCAGAGAAGCGGGTGGCGAACGCATGAGCGCGCTTTCACTGCCAAGCCTGCGAGCATTCTCCGGTTAGAAATGTGTCCGTGCacgtaacctctctctctctctctctctctctctctctctctctctctctctctctctctctctctctctctctctctctctctctctctctcacacacacacacgcacacgcacttacacacacacatgcacaatcaCGAGGGTTACCCGCTCTTGCTCTAAGCCCAGGACCCGAGAGGAGTCATGTGCTGTCCATTTGTCAGAAGAGCAGGCGTTTAGGGAGCAAGGGAAAAATGACTTGACAATCCTACAATATAGAACACCACAGAGCCAACTGCCAGAAACGGCTTTAGCCATAAATACCCTGCATCAATCAAACGAGAGTCTGTGTACACtataaaataacaaataaacaaacagtaGCCTTGTTCACCAAATACAGGTTAACAATAGTTCACTGATATTTACTACATTCGTTTTTTTTCGTCCAATAGGCTAAGCCTGAAAACAATATACGTTGGCTAAAGTTTTAATTAGAATTTTCAGCCGAATAAATATGTTAGTTCAATTCCTTGAAATACAGATATTGACAACCTCTTATAAAAGTGCTAAAAGAACAGTTCAAAATGCTTTGCACTTTTAAATGCGGCAGGCAAAATGTTGCCCTCTAGCGGCGATACAGGGGAATAATAACATTGGGCTCATTTTGACGTCGGCGCACCTACGTTTCAACAACAGCCAATTACAGCGCAGCTGTCGCAGCTCCGCTCGGTGGTTGGACCAGTGGGGCAGCGCCACTGCGGTTGCTAGGATACGTGTCGTATCCATGTTGCCGAGGCGGAAGGAAGACATCTAATGTGTTTTCAAAATACAAACATCAAGTGTGCATTGTTTACCCCGTTTAATCGATAGCCATATCTCCAATATTTTCTCTGACATGGTGAAGTTGAGAGCGAGATGTATTCTCGTGGGTAAGAGTGCACTTTGAGAAAATGATGAGCTATTAGCAAACATTACAACCGAGTACAGTACCTACAAAGCTTAGCTACTACTAGTGCTAGTACTGTACTAGTTAGCCAGCTACTTAGTACCACCACTGTTATAAAATGGACCCTTTCTCTCGGCAGGAGACGCCGCAGTGGGGAAAACCGCCTTGTCACAGATGTTGCGTAGCGACGGAGCTCACTTCCAGAAAAACTACAGCATGGTAAGAACTGTAGCCTATGTATAACTAGCACATACAAAGATAATACAGCAACACATAGCTGGCTACGCGTCAGCAGGGAATTACACAAGATTTTTTGTTGCAGTAGGTAGACACGTCTACAATTAATATGACGCTAGCTGATGCATGCGTGGGCGCATGCCCCGTGATTACTGCTGCCAATGGTTTATTGATTTCCGTTGGACACATTTACGTGCACACTTGaacaccccgcccccctcctcctccctctctcatgtcCACTTGTAGGATGCAAATTGAGTTTGTTGGCGGAGCTGGGCAGGTTAGTCaagtctgtcctgtgtgtgtgtgtgtgtgtgtgtgtgtgtgtgtgtgtgtgtgtgtgtgtgtgtgtgtgtgtgtgtgtgtgtgtgtgtgtgtgtgtgtgtgtgtgtgtgtgtgtgtgagagagagagagagagagagagagagagaggctgtgtcagCAGTATTGGGGATCTGAAGTGACGGGAACATCGATAGTGAATACAGCAATGCTCAGGAAAGCCAATGTGCAGGTGCTTAaggagcacaacacacacacacactgcataacaACCACActtagtgtcagtgtgtgtgtgtgtttgccaaccTGTGAGTACAAAAACATGGTAATTTATCAACATTGAAGCCAAACTTCCAAGTCGTTTCACAACTTTAGCCGGAAAGGCGGAAGGAAGGAgggtagaggaagagaaggagggatgaaggaaggaGTAGGAGAGTGGATGAAGGCAGGAGGGATGAagaaggagggtagaggaggagaaggagggatgaagaaggagggtagaggaggagaaggagagatgaaggagggtagaggaggagaaggagggatgaagaaggagggtagaggaggagaaggggggatgaagaaggagggtagaggaggagaaggagggatgaagaaggagggtagaggaggagaaggagggatgaagaagGAAGGTAGAGGCGGTGCTCCGTTCACCGCACGTCCGTCTGTCTCCAGATGTTAGACGTTGGTCTCCCCCTCCTCGATCCTAAAGGGCTCTCAGTGACATTCCAGCaacggagagagaggccagccaTGCATCACATCAACttattaacccccccccctctctctctctctctctctctctctctctctctctctctctctctctctctctctctctctctctctctctctttcacctctctccctctacttggGCCTCTAGTCTAACGAGTGGCTactatggagagagacagagagagggggaggggggcgagatGTTCTGCTAGACTGCAGTGTTACATCGATGTGCTCCTAAGTGTCCGTGTTAGCAAACGcacatgtgcgtgcgtgcgtgtgtgggctgGGCTGCAGTGTCCTGTGTTAGTCACACTCTCCTGACCAGGGCTCCTATCAGCGGAGCGGTGCATGGTCTGGTTCCCTCCTCCAAGGTCACCCTGATCTCCTCACAACAGGACAGGGGATGCGTGCAGAGTGACAGCACCTTCGTTACACCGCCAGTAGGAACCTGACAGGGAAGTGTTGTGTCTTGTGACGTCTTCCTGATGGGTTGGGCTCTAGTGAAGACTCTAAACCATGGTTCtataaccctgctcctggagagatacccagGGTTGCAGTGTCAAGTTGAACTTGCTAATGTTGTTTGGTGTTTCATGGTTGTCGTGGTTGTGTTCCATGGTTGTTATGGTTGTGTTTCATGGTTGTCATGGTTGTGTTCCAGACTGCAGGAGTGGAGCTGGTGGTGAAGTCAGTGAACATCCCAGAGACCAGTGACAGTGTGGTGAgtatatacccccccccccttcctcccccacatccgccgccccccccccccccccttcctcccccgcatccctcccccccatctccccccccccccccccatctcttcctcctcactctTGAAATAATTCCCCGGTGTTAGGTTCTGTATCCATGACCAGTATGTGAGATAAAAcgttctctctctatatatatttttctctctccttccaggaATTATACATCTTCGACTCTGCTGGGAGAGAAACATTTGTTGAAGCTTGTGAGAAAATGGTAAGGCCATCTCCGCACCTCTGAcctccaacaaacacacacacacacacacacacacacacagctcttttctttgtgaaaccGAATTTCTCCTGCCACATCCCCTTCCTGGGTAGTGGGGCCAGCCGTCAGTGCTGTGCCTGGTCTACGATGTGAGCAGTGAGGTGTCCTTCAGCAGTTGCAGCCGCTggatggagagggtgagggcCCACTGCCAGGGCCTGCAGGTCCCAGGTAGGACAGACCCTGGTCGGGCACACTTCTCCGCTCCGACATCCCCCCCTCTGGAGCTCTCCATGGATGTCTTTGAATGTGCGTTTCTCATCTTTTTTGATTGGGAGcatgttcacctgtgtgtgtgtgtgtgtgtgtggtgttcaggGGTGCTGGTTGGGAACAAGTCGGACCTGTCGtcaaggagagaggtggaggcctcCGTGGCCCAGGGGTGGGCCCAAAGCCAGGGGCTGGAGTACCACGAGACGTCCGCGGTGAGTGCACCCAAGTCTGGATACAACCCACGTATAATAGGTACCTGGTCCTGGAAACCCCATAtatcctcagacagacagaagtaGATGTTATCACATGAGTTTTGCTCACCGGActtgcgtgcgcgcgtgtgtgcacctgtgtgtgtgtgtgttgtgtgtgtgtgtgtagaaggagatggagaactGTGAGGCTCCGTTCCTCAGCCTGGCCATGGCCTTCCATGCTCTCTACCAGGACAGACTTCAGACCATCCAGAGCCTCACCTAGAATGTTCCTGGAGGGTTCCATAGCCTGACCCGAAGGGTTCTAGAACCCGAGCCAGAAGGTTCTAGATTCCCACCCACACCCGTTCTACAGAACACCTAGAAGGTTCCTAAGCTAAAGACTTCAACAACCTGACCTGGAAGGTTAGATATATTTGATTCCTGTTGTGACTGACTGAATTTTTTGTAtggttgaaaataaaataattttgtatggTAAGAGTATTAATTGTcagtttattctctctctctctttctcttgctccctctctcctcccctgctccagtaTATGGCTTGACAGCTGGAACCGTCTCATCATTTCAATCATTTATAAGTGCGTCAGAGTCCTAACGCTCGTTACCAGACAGTAATTAGAGCTCTAATGAGCCTCCTCTAACGAGCCTCCTCTCATTCAGATGAGTTCAGCCTCCAGGCCTACCCGGCTGCTCTCCTGCTCCCGAGCACTTCAAACACCTACGCCAGGGTTATCCACATGCCAGGGTTATCCACACGCCAGGGTTATCCACACGCCAGGGTTATCCACACGCCAGGGTTATCCACACGCCAGGGTTATCTACACGCCAGGGTTATCCACACGCCAGGGTTATCCACACGCCAGGGTTATCTACACGCCAGGGTTATCCACACGCCAGGGTTATCCACACGCCAGGGTTATCC is part of the Osmerus eperlanus unplaced genomic scaffold, fOsmEpe2.1 SCAFFOLD_139, whole genome shotgun sequence genome and encodes:
- the ift27 gene encoding intraflagellar transport protein 27 homolog isoform X1; this translates as MVKLRARCILVGDAAVGKTALSQMLRSDGAHFQKNYSMTAGVELVVKSVNIPETSDSVELYIFDSAGRETFVEACEKMWGQPSVLCLVYDVSSEVSFSSCSRWMERVRAHCQGLQVPGVLVGNKSDLSSRREVEASVAQGWAQSQGLEYHETSAKEMENCEAPFLSLAMAFHALYQDRLQTIQSLT
- the ift27 gene encoding intraflagellar transport protein 27 homolog isoform X3, coding for MLRSDGAHFQKNYSMTAGVELVVKSVNIPETSDSVELYIFDSAGRETFVEACEKMWGQPSVLCLVYDVSSEVSFSSCSRWMERVRAHCQGLQVPGVLVGNKSDLSSRREVEASVAQGWAQSQGLEYHETSAKEMENCEAPFLSLAMAFHALYQDRLQTIQSLT
- the ift27 gene encoding intraflagellar transport protein 27 homolog isoform X2 codes for the protein MLFGVSWLSWLCSMVVMVTAGVELVVKSVNIPETSDSVELYIFDSAGRETFVEACEKMWGQPSVLCLVYDVSSEVSFSSCSRWMERVRAHCQGLQVPGVLVGNKSDLSSRREVEASVAQGWAQSQGLEYHETSAKEMENCEAPFLSLAMAFHALYQDRLQTIQSLT